In a single window of the Streptomyces sp. NBC_00353 genome:
- the fsxC gene encoding FxsC protein has translation MLTQDGGRVHATTQQRAADHRPYFFLSYAHTPGYGGGTDPDMWVERLFQDLCGHVVAMTDLPAGAPAGFMDREIRSGEGWSERLGEVLATCRVFVPLFSPRYFASEMCGKEWYAFAQRAIHYRARHNQPAEAIVPALWVPVPPSQLPGPAERLQFNHRDFGDRYVSDGLYGLIKLRLFAEEYERAVYELAKRIVNVADTMRIGTGRPVDYRLAPSAFGSPSSGVTGPRPMQVTIAAATRHDLPEGRSVDYYGDNPQDWNPYHPASARPLAYVAEDLVRSLNYQATIASFDEESGPPEGKQPPSRPEILLVDRWALQDEDRRRRLAAFDAENRPWVTMVVPWNREDPQSRAAEAELTAKLEQTMPTKMRQGRAYCRAAARGVPSMEAFGQVLPQVVEAAAQQYLRHAAVYPPATGGGHTERTRLTGPMAQTHFIPETHHPATDAEDTDDGQS, from the coding sequence GTGCTCACACAGGACGGGGGTCGTGTGCACGCAACAACGCAGCAGCGAGCGGCGGACCATCGGCCGTACTTCTTCTTGAGTTACGCACATACACCGGGGTACGGCGGTGGAACGGACCCCGATATGTGGGTCGAACGGCTCTTCCAGGATCTCTGTGGCCATGTGGTGGCCATGACCGACCTGCCCGCGGGCGCGCCCGCCGGCTTCATGGACCGCGAGATACGCTCCGGCGAGGGCTGGTCGGAACGGCTCGGCGAGGTGCTCGCCACCTGCAGGGTGTTCGTCCCGCTGTTCTCGCCCCGCTACTTCGCCAGCGAGATGTGCGGCAAGGAGTGGTACGCCTTCGCCCAGCGAGCCATCCACTACCGGGCCCGCCACAACCAGCCCGCCGAGGCCATCGTCCCGGCCCTGTGGGTGCCGGTGCCGCCCAGCCAACTGCCTGGCCCCGCCGAGCGGTTACAGTTCAACCACCGCGACTTCGGGGACCGTTACGTCAGTGACGGGCTGTACGGACTGATCAAGCTCAGACTCTTCGCCGAGGAGTACGAGCGGGCGGTGTACGAACTCGCCAAACGCATAGTCAACGTCGCCGACACCATGCGGATCGGCACCGGCCGTCCCGTCGACTACCGCCTCGCCCCTAGCGCCTTCGGCTCACCGAGCAGCGGAGTGACCGGCCCCCGCCCCATGCAGGTGACCATTGCGGCGGCCACCCGCCACGACCTCCCCGAAGGGCGCAGCGTCGACTACTACGGCGACAACCCGCAGGACTGGAACCCCTACCACCCCGCCTCGGCACGGCCCCTGGCCTACGTCGCCGAGGACCTGGTGCGCTCCCTCAACTACCAGGCCACCATCGCCTCCTTCGACGAGGAGTCCGGGCCCCCGGAGGGCAAACAGCCGCCCAGCAGACCGGAGATCCTGCTCGTCGACCGCTGGGCCCTGCAGGACGAGGACCGGCGCCGGCGGCTCGCCGCCTTCGACGCCGAGAATCGCCCGTGGGTGACGATGGTCGTGCCGTGGAACCGCGAGGACCCCCAGAGCAGAGCCGCCGAGGCCGAGCTGACCGCGAAGCTCGAACAGACGATGCCGACCAAGATGCGCCAGGGCCGGGCTTACTGCCGCGCCGCCGCCCGGGGAGTACCGAGCATGGAGGCCTTCGGCCAGGTCCTGCCGCAGGTGGTCGAGGCGGCGGCCCAGCAGTACCTGAGACATGCCGCGGTCTACCCACCCGCGACGGGCGGCGGACACACCGAACGGACCCGGCTGACCGGGCCGATGGCACAGACGCACTTCATACCGGAGACACACCACCCTGCGACGGATGCGGAGGACACGGATGACGGCCAGTCGTGA
- the fxsT gene encoding FxSxx-COOH system tetratricopeptide repeat protein encodes MTASRDGRIVTFYSYKGGTGRTMALANTAWILAANGKRVLAVDWDLEAPGLHRFFHPFLDPSTLGATTGVIDLITEYAWAATSPVQRADDWHRDYARIQPHAVSLTPETLGWEFPQGGTLDFVSAGRQNREYSATVSTFDWDNFYDRLGGGHFFDALRDDMKANYDYVLIDSRTGLSDIADICTVHLPDVLVDCFTLSDQSIDGAASVARQISERYTGRPISIFPVPMRIDEGEKEKADAGRALARLKFDRLPRDLSGDELTAYWGAVEIPYRPYYAYEETLATFGDEAGLTNSLLSAFERLTSVITDQQITSMPPVGEEVRLRIRDAFTRRRPALPADLFLSYVAENRMWADWIESVLTRAGFRVVPRDVSAEREALEPVSSVAENATRTVVLLSSAYLKSQRAVTLWDRAVADDPGAARRQLLPLRVGDVRLSAPYIDRNPVDLFRLDEVHATTALLRALDRPVQLTDGVSPGPRFPGTVPRIWNAPPRNPGFTGRSLVLERMRDQLGGGMAVVLPQPQTLYGLGGVGKTQVALEYVHRFMADYDLVWWISSEQIDDVVAGLAELAVRLGAQGGDDMAAASQEAVDLLRRGVPSDRWLLVFDNADDPERLRRYFPQGGSGHILVTSRNQAWSQHGDALPVDVFLREESIEHLQRRAPGLSDEDAAQVATAVGDLPLAVEQAAAWIAETATPIDTYLEQLAQQAPEVLALNQPAGYPEPVAATWNISIERLKERSPAAVRLLQLCAFFAPEPISGNLLYSKEMIEALKPYDASLQEKLVLGRVIREIGRFALAKVDQVSNSIQVHRLVQAVIRAQLSEEEQQDARHVVHRILAGARPDDDEPIDNPSTWPQFATIWPHLGPSDARNCKEPEARRLLIDRVRYLWKRGDFRTATTLCEELRALWKETLGERDIQYLYLCFHLSNIYRSRGRYVEARELDEITLSRQREMLGPEHPHTYMSTSSLATDLGTLGEYTRAIELATEATEGFSQIFHDSHPRTLAAANNLAFTLRVVGQYARAREIDQDVYDRRVEVLGAEHPYSLSSAMNLARDLRDVGRYEDSVSILSRTYDSYKATLGRAFPGTLSAAKSLAVSLRRAGRLEDARRLTVATRARYRAKYTSANPESLACDLNMAADLFAAGEATEARDAAQEVVDQYMKVPGERHPYTLAALNNLGVYHSGAGAAEESERVLTRVVATMREVYGREHPNTLFCVMNLANATAERGDLELVLETERRVAGQLRDVLGAHHPETLAMMSNMAVTLDALGRKDEALRVRSETVEELSRQLGDDHPLTRIAREEERFQRELEPLAV; translated from the coding sequence ATGACGGCCAGTCGTGACGGGCGCATCGTCACCTTCTACTCGTACAAGGGCGGTACGGGGCGCACCATGGCCCTGGCCAACACCGCCTGGATACTCGCCGCCAACGGCAAACGGGTACTGGCCGTCGACTGGGACCTGGAGGCGCCGGGACTCCACCGGTTCTTCCACCCGTTCCTCGACCCCTCGACCCTCGGCGCCACCACCGGCGTCATCGATCTGATCACCGAGTACGCCTGGGCCGCGACCAGCCCGGTCCAGCGGGCCGACGACTGGCACCGCGACTACGCCCGGATCCAGCCGCACGCGGTCTCCCTCACGCCCGAGACGCTCGGCTGGGAGTTCCCACAGGGCGGAACGCTCGACTTCGTCTCCGCCGGACGACAGAACCGTGAGTACTCCGCGACCGTCTCCACCTTCGACTGGGACAACTTCTACGACCGGCTCGGCGGCGGCCACTTCTTCGACGCCCTGCGCGATGACATGAAGGCCAACTACGACTACGTCCTCATCGACAGCCGTACCGGCCTCAGCGACATCGCCGACATCTGCACCGTCCATCTGCCCGACGTCCTCGTCGACTGCTTCACCCTCAGCGACCAGTCCATCGACGGTGCCGCTTCCGTCGCCCGGCAGATCTCCGAGCGCTACACCGGCCGCCCCATCTCGATCTTCCCCGTCCCCATGCGCATCGACGAGGGCGAGAAGGAGAAGGCCGACGCAGGACGGGCGCTGGCCCGGCTGAAGTTCGACCGGCTGCCGCGCGATCTGTCCGGCGACGAACTCACCGCCTACTGGGGTGCGGTGGAGATTCCGTACCGTCCCTACTACGCCTACGAGGAGACCCTGGCCACCTTCGGCGACGAGGCCGGTCTCACCAACTCGCTGCTCTCCGCTTTCGAACGGCTCACGTCCGTCATCACCGACCAGCAGATCACCTCGATGCCGCCGGTCGGCGAAGAGGTACGGCTGCGCATCCGCGACGCGTTCACCCGGCGCAGGCCCGCGCTGCCCGCCGACCTGTTCCTCAGCTATGTGGCGGAGAACCGGATGTGGGCCGACTGGATCGAATCAGTCCTCACCCGGGCCGGGTTCCGTGTTGTGCCGCGCGACGTGTCCGCCGAACGAGAGGCTTTGGAACCGGTGTCCTCGGTCGCCGAGAACGCGACCCGTACCGTGGTGCTGCTCTCCAGCGCCTACCTCAAGTCGCAGCGTGCGGTGACGCTCTGGGACCGGGCCGTCGCCGATGACCCCGGCGCCGCCCGGCGCCAGTTGCTGCCGCTCAGGGTCGGTGACGTACGGCTGTCGGCGCCGTACATCGACCGCAACCCGGTCGACCTCTTCCGGCTCGACGAGGTGCACGCCACGACCGCGCTGCTGCGCGCCCTGGACCGGCCCGTCCAGCTCACCGACGGTGTCTCGCCCGGACCGCGCTTCCCCGGGACCGTCCCGAGGATCTGGAACGCACCCCCGCGCAACCCCGGCTTCACCGGCCGCTCGCTGGTCCTGGAGCGGATGCGCGACCAGCTCGGCGGCGGGATGGCTGTCGTACTGCCCCAGCCGCAGACCCTGTACGGGCTCGGCGGCGTCGGCAAGACCCAGGTGGCCCTGGAGTACGTGCACCGCTTCATGGCCGACTACGACCTGGTGTGGTGGATATCGTCCGAGCAGATCGACGACGTGGTGGCCGGGCTCGCCGAGCTCGCCGTCCGCCTCGGCGCCCAGGGCGGCGACGACATGGCGGCCGCCTCCCAGGAGGCCGTCGATCTGCTGCGGCGCGGGGTTCCCTCGGACCGTTGGCTGCTGGTCTTCGACAACGCGGACGACCCCGAACGGCTGCGGCGCTACTTCCCGCAGGGCGGCTCCGGCCACATCCTGGTCACCTCCCGGAACCAGGCATGGTCCCAGCACGGCGATGCGCTGCCCGTCGATGTCTTCCTGCGGGAGGAGTCCATCGAGCACCTCCAGCGCCGCGCCCCCGGGCTGAGCGACGAGGACGCCGCCCAGGTGGCCACCGCCGTCGGTGACCTGCCGCTCGCCGTCGAACAGGCGGCCGCCTGGATCGCGGAGACCGCCACCCCGATCGACACCTATCTGGAGCAGCTGGCCCAGCAGGCCCCCGAGGTTCTGGCGCTCAACCAGCCCGCCGGCTACCCGGAGCCGGTCGCCGCGACCTGGAACATCTCCATCGAACGTCTCAAGGAGCGTTCACCGGCCGCGGTGCGGCTGCTGCAGCTCTGTGCCTTCTTCGCCCCCGAGCCGATCTCGGGGAACCTCCTGTACAGCAAGGAGATGATCGAGGCGCTCAAGCCGTACGACGCATCGCTCCAGGAGAAGCTGGTGCTGGGCCGGGTCATCCGGGAGATCGGCCGGTTCGCCCTCGCCAAGGTGGACCAGGTCTCCAACTCGATCCAGGTGCACCGTCTGGTACAGGCCGTCATCCGGGCGCAGCTCAGCGAGGAGGAGCAGCAGGATGCCCGGCATGTCGTGCATCGCATTCTGGCGGGCGCCCGGCCCGATGACGACGAGCCGATCGACAACCCGTCGACCTGGCCGCAGTTCGCCACCATCTGGCCGCATCTCGGCCCGTCCGACGCACGCAACTGCAAGGAGCCCGAAGCACGCAGGCTCCTGATCGACCGGGTCCGCTATCTGTGGAAGCGCGGCGACTTCAGGACGGCCACCACACTCTGCGAGGAGCTGCGCGCCCTCTGGAAGGAGACGCTGGGGGAGCGGGACATCCAGTACCTCTACCTCTGCTTCCACCTCTCCAACATCTACCGCTCGCGCGGCCGTTACGTGGAGGCGAGGGAGCTCGACGAGATCACCCTCAGCCGGCAGCGGGAGATGCTGGGACCCGAGCATCCGCACACGTACATGAGCACCAGCAGCCTCGCGACGGACCTCGGCACGCTGGGGGAGTACACCAGGGCGATCGAGCTGGCGACCGAGGCCACCGAGGGGTTCAGCCAGATCTTCCACGATTCGCACCCGAGGACGCTGGCCGCGGCCAACAACCTGGCGTTCACCCTGCGGGTCGTCGGCCAGTACGCCAGGGCCCGCGAGATCGACCAGGACGTGTACGACCGGCGCGTGGAGGTGCTCGGCGCGGAGCATCCGTACAGCTTGTCCTCCGCCATGAACCTGGCCCGCGATTTGCGTGACGTCGGACGGTACGAGGACTCCGTCTCCATCCTCAGCCGTACGTACGACAGCTACAAGGCGACCCTCGGGCGCGCCTTCCCCGGCACGCTGAGCGCGGCGAAGAGCCTCGCGGTGTCACTGCGCAGGGCGGGCAGACTGGAGGATGCCCGCAGGCTCACGGTGGCCACCCGCGCCAGGTACCGGGCCAAATACACCTCGGCCAACCCCGAATCGCTGGCCTGCGACCTCAATATGGCGGCCGACCTGTTCGCGGCGGGCGAGGCGACCGAGGCAAGGGACGCTGCGCAGGAGGTCGTCGACCAGTACATGAAGGTGCCGGGGGAGAGGCACCCGTACACCCTGGCCGCTCTGAACAACCTCGGCGTCTACCACTCGGGGGCCGGAGCGGCGGAGGAGTCGGAGAGAGTGCTGACCCGGGTGGTCGCCACGATGCGGGAGGTGTACGGACGCGAGCACCCCAACACGCTGTTCTGTGTGATGAACCTGGCCAACGCGACGGCCGAACGGGGTGATCTCGAACTTGTGCTGGAGACCGAACGGCGGGTGGCCGGACAGCTCCGGGACGTGCTCGGGGCGCACCACCCGGAGACCCTCGCGATGATGTCGAACATGGCGGTGACGCTCGACGCGCTGGGACGCAAGGACGAGGCGCTGCGGGTCAGATCGGAGACTGTCGAGGAACTGTCCCGGCAGCTCGGTGACGACCATCCGCTGACCCGGATCGCCCGGGAGGAGGAACGCTTCCAGCGCGAACTGGAGCCGCTCGCGGTGTGA
- a CDS encoding alpha/beta fold hydrolase, whose amino-acid sequence MRSRVRAADGRHLLVERLGDPRGRPVFLLHGTPGSRLGPAPRGMVLYQRKTQLITYDRPGYGGSDRLPGRRVADVVEDVRAIADHIGLEKFAVVGRSGGASHALACAALMPERVTRTAALVGLAPWGADGLDWFDGMAASNVLAYSTAAADPDGLAESFISRSAVIRQNPVRLIDDLRRELTDSDRMVVNDAGVRSMLLNNYREGLRTSAYGWIDDAIAFSRPWGFDPADITGPVLLWHGEKDVFSPVGHSRWLAERIPHATVVLEPAAAHFDALHALPRILTWLLDTPAE is encoded by the coding sequence GTGCGCAGTCGGGTGCGCGCGGCGGACGGGCGGCATCTGCTGGTGGAACGTCTGGGGGATCCGCGGGGCAGACCGGTCTTTCTGCTGCACGGAACACCCGGCAGCCGGCTCGGTCCGGCTCCACGCGGCATGGTGCTGTACCAGCGCAAGACACAGCTGATCACCTACGACCGGCCCGGATACGGCGGCTCCGACCGGCTGCCGGGCCGCCGCGTCGCCGATGTCGTGGAGGACGTACGGGCCATCGCGGACCATATCGGGCTGGAGAAGTTCGCCGTGGTGGGCCGCTCCGGCGGCGCCTCGCACGCGCTGGCCTGCGCCGCGCTGATGCCCGAGCGGGTCACCCGTACCGCCGCACTGGTCGGGCTGGCCCCCTGGGGCGCGGACGGCCTCGACTGGTTCGACGGGATGGCCGCCTCCAATGTGCTGGCGTACTCCACGGCGGCGGCCGACCCGGACGGACTGGCGGAGTCGTTCATCTCCCGGTCCGCGGTGATCAGACAGAATCCGGTTCGGCTCATCGACGATCTGCGCCGGGAGCTGACGGATTCCGACCGGATGGTGGTGAACGACGCCGGGGTTCGCTCCATGCTGCTGAACAACTACCGCGAAGGACTGCGCACTTCGGCGTACGGCTGGATCGACGACGCGATCGCGTTCAGCCGCCCGTGGGGGTTCGACCCGGCGGACATCACGGGTCCGGTGCTGCTGTGGCACGGTGAGAAGGACGTGTTCTCACCGGTCGGTCACTCACGCTGGCTGGCCGAACGCATCCCGCACGCCACCGTCGTGCTGGAACCGGCGGCCGCACACTTCGACGCGCTGCACGCGCTCCCCCGGATCCTCACCTGGCTGCTGGACACACCCGCCGAGTGA
- a CDS encoding S1 family peptidase, with translation MKHRRISRKRAVMAGSAVVALVAAGVTFQSANASDDVPQFTARTLTANAAGKLATALGQDLGGDAAGSYYDAKSKNLIVNVVDRAAAEQVRQAGGRARVVTNSLAELTSARQTLTAKATIPGTSWAVDPVSNKVVVTADRTVDGAAWDRLGAVVDRLGGKAELKKTAGEFKPFIAGGDAIWGNGGRCSLGFNVVKDGEPYFLTAGHCTEAISSWSDSQGGAEIGTNAGSEFPGNDFGLVKYTSDTPHPSEVDLYNGSTQPIAKAGEATVGMTVTRSGSTTQVHDGQVTGLDATVNYGNGDIVEGLIQTTVCAEPGDSGGSLFAGDTAIGLTSGGSGDCSSGGETFFQPVPEALAAFGAEIG, from the coding sequence TTGAAGCATCGGCGCATATCCAGGAAGCGTGCGGTGATGGCCGGATCGGCCGTTGTCGCCCTGGTCGCAGCGGGAGTCACGTTCCAGAGTGCGAACGCCAGTGACGACGTACCGCAGTTCACCGCCCGGACCCTGACGGCGAACGCGGCCGGAAAGCTCGCCACCGCTCTCGGACAGGATCTGGGCGGCGACGCGGCCGGCTCGTACTACGACGCCAAGTCGAAGAACCTGATCGTGAACGTGGTCGACCGGGCCGCCGCCGAGCAGGTGCGGCAGGCGGGCGGCAGGGCCAGGGTCGTGACGAACTCGCTCGCCGAGCTGACGTCGGCCCGGCAGACCCTCACTGCCAAGGCCACGATCCCCGGCACCTCATGGGCCGTCGACCCGGTCAGCAACAAGGTGGTCGTCACTGCCGACCGTACGGTCGACGGTGCGGCCTGGGACAGACTCGGCGCGGTCGTCGACCGGCTGGGCGGCAAGGCCGAACTCAAGAAGACCGCCGGGGAGTTCAAGCCGTTCATCGCGGGCGGCGACGCGATCTGGGGCAACGGCGGGCGCTGTTCGCTCGGTTTCAACGTGGTCAAGGACGGTGAGCCGTACTTCCTGACCGCGGGACACTGCACCGAGGCGATCAGCAGCTGGTCCGACTCGCAGGGCGGCGCGGAGATCGGTACGAACGCGGGCTCCGAATTCCCGGGCAACGACTTCGGGCTGGTGAAGTACACCTCCGACACACCGCACCCCAGTGAGGTCGACCTCTATAACGGCTCCACCCAGCCGATCGCCAAGGCGGGCGAGGCGACCGTCGGCATGACGGTGACCCGCAGCGGTTCCACCACCCAGGTGCACGACGGCCAGGTCACCGGACTCGACGCCACGGTGAACTACGGCAACGGCGACATCGTCGAAGGCCTCATCCAGACGACGGTCTGCGCGGAGCCGGGCGACAGCGGCGGCTCGCTCTTCGCTGGCGACACCGCGATCGGCCTGACCTCCGGCGGCAGCGGTGACTGCTCCTCGGGCGGCGAGACGTTCTTCCAGCCGGTGCCGGAAGCGCTGGCGGCGTTCGGGGCCGAGATCGGCTGA
- a CDS encoding phospholipase, giving the protein MRRRFAVPLAAVTLSLPLALLPAASASAAPADKPQVLSSWTQTSLSSYNAWNTARNNQGAWAAYGFDWSTDYCSSSPDNPFDFPFQTACARHDFGYRNYKAAGTFSANKSRIDSAFYADLKRVCAAYSGATLTACNSTAWTYYHAVDIFGVAPAKASSDGPTRAA; this is encoded by the coding sequence ATGCGTCGCCGCTTCGCCGTTCCGCTTGCCGCTGTCACCCTGTCGCTCCCACTTGCTCTGCTGCCCGCCGCATCCGCCTCGGCCGCCCCTGCGGACAAGCCACAGGTCCTCAGCTCCTGGACTCAGACAAGCCTCTCCAGCTACAACGCCTGGAACACCGCCCGCAACAACCAGGGCGCCTGGGCCGCGTACGGCTTCGACTGGTCGACGGACTACTGCAGCAGCTCGCCCGACAACCCGTTCGACTTCCCCTTCCAAACGGCCTGCGCCCGGCATGACTTCGGCTACCGCAACTACAAGGCCGCCGGCACCTTCTCCGCCAACAAATCGCGCATCGACTCCGCGTTCTATGCGGACCTCAAGCGCGTATGCGCCGCCTACTCCGGCGCGACACTCACCGCGTGCAACAGCACGGCATGGACCTACTACCACGCCGTGGACATCTTCGGCGTGGCACCGGCCAAGGCGAGCTCCGACGGACCGACCCGGGCCGCCTGA
- a CDS encoding alkaline phosphatase PhoX codes for MERRNFLRGAVIGGSVAAFGGTLMHGAAYAAPAQPGSGPYGALGAADANGIQLPAGFTSRVVARSGRKVGSTNYTWHNAPDGGACFADGTGWIYVSNSEINPSGGASAVKFSSSGATIGAYRILSSTRQNCAGGATPWNTWLSCEEVSLGYVFETDPWGVNAAVRRDAMGKFKHEAAAADPVRKVIYLTEDETNGCFYRFIPTTWGNLSAGTLQVLKAGTATSGSFTWATVPDPDGAPTVTRDQVSGAKRFNGGEGCHYSNDTVWFTTKGDNRVWQVNLATNTYELAYDDSLVVGGGAPLTGVDNVTGSSSGDLFVAEDGGNMEICIITPDDVVAPFVRITGQSSSEITGPAFSPDGKRLYFSSQRGTTGSSSAGITYEVTGPFRA; via the coding sequence GTGGAACGTCGCAATTTCCTTCGTGGAGCGGTCATCGGCGGTTCGGTCGCGGCCTTCGGCGGAACCCTGATGCACGGCGCCGCCTACGCGGCCCCGGCTCAGCCCGGTTCCGGACCGTACGGGGCGCTGGGTGCGGCGGACGCCAACGGCATACAGCTGCCTGCCGGGTTCACCAGCAGGGTCGTCGCCCGGTCCGGCCGGAAGGTCGGCTCCACCAACTACACCTGGCACAACGCCCCTGACGGCGGTGCCTGCTTCGCCGACGGCACCGGCTGGATCTACGTCTCCAACTCGGAGATCAACCCCTCCGGCGGCGCGAGCGCGGTCAAGTTCTCCTCGTCCGGCGCGACCATCGGCGCGTACCGGATCCTCTCCAGCACCCGGCAGAACTGCGCGGGTGGCGCCACCCCGTGGAACACCTGGCTCTCCTGCGAGGAGGTCAGCCTCGGGTACGTGTTCGAGACCGACCCGTGGGGTGTGAACGCGGCCGTCCGCCGGGACGCGATGGGCAAGTTCAAGCACGAGGCGGCTGCGGCCGACCCGGTCCGCAAGGTGATCTACCTGACCGAGGACGAGACCAACGGCTGCTTCTACCGTTTCATCCCGACGACCTGGGGCAACCTGTCCGCCGGTACGCTCCAGGTGCTGAAGGCCGGCACCGCCACCTCCGGTTCGTTCACCTGGGCGACCGTGCCGGACCCGGACGGCGCCCCGACCGTGACCCGTGACCAGGTCTCCGGTGCCAAGCGATTCAACGGCGGTGAGGGCTGCCACTACTCGAACGACACCGTCTGGTTCACCACCAAGGGCGACAACCGCGTCTGGCAGGTCAACCTGGCCACGAACACCTATGAACTCGCCTACGACGACTCGCTGGTGGTGGGCGGCGGTGCCCCGCTGACCGGTGTCGACAATGTCACCGGCTCCTCCTCCGGTGACCTGTTCGTTGCCGAGGACGGCGGCAACATGGAGATCTGCATCATCACGCCCGACGACGTGGTGGCTCCCTTCGTGCGGATCACCGGCCAGTCCTCCTCCGAGATCACCGGACCGGCCTTCTCGCCCGACGGCAAGCGGCTGTACTTCTCCAGCCAGCGCGGTACGACCGGCAGCTCGTCCGCCGGCATCACGTACGAGGTGACCGGTCCCTTCCGGGCGTAG
- a CDS encoding alpha/beta hydrolase — protein MPYTVGPTIRWSVEPAHRPGTPLVVALHGRGADEASFAQLAPHLPQGATAAFVRAPLAEGAGYAWFANRGIGRPLPDSIAATADWLFGWLDAEAAGHTSVSLLGFSGGMAMAGGLLLARPEKFAAAVLLSGTLPWDAGLPEEPGRLAGVPVFWGRDDADPVIPADLVARTGEWLREKSGARLAERRYPGLGHGIALPELADASDFLQGAWSAAAQQ, from the coding sequence ATGCCGTACACCGTCGGCCCCACCATCCGCTGGTCCGTCGAGCCCGCCCACAGGCCCGGCACGCCGCTCGTCGTCGCCCTGCACGGGCGGGGGGCGGACGAGGCGTCGTTCGCGCAGCTCGCGCCACATCTGCCGCAGGGCGCCACGGCGGCCTTCGTCCGCGCCCCACTGGCCGAGGGTGCTGGATACGCGTGGTTCGCCAACCGGGGCATCGGGCGCCCGTTGCCCGACTCCATCGCCGCGACCGCCGACTGGCTGTTCGGCTGGCTCGACGCCGAGGCCGCGGGGCACACCTCGGTCTCGCTTCTCGGCTTCTCGGGCGGCATGGCGATGGCGGGCGGTCTGCTGCTCGCCCGCCCGGAGAAATTCGCCGCCGCCGTGCTCCTGTCCGGCACGCTGCCGTGGGACGCGGGCCTGCCGGAGGAGCCGGGACGCCTGGCCGGGGTGCCGGTCTTCTGGGGGCGGGATGACGCGGATCCGGTGATCCCGGCCGACCTTGTGGCCAGGACGGGTGAATGGCTGCGCGAGAAGTCGGGCGCCCGCCTTGCGGAACGCCGTTATCCGGGGCTCGGACACGGCATCGCGCTGCCGGAACTGGCGGATGCCTCGGACTTCTTGCAGGGCGCCTGGAGTGCCGCAGCCCAGCAGTGA
- a CDS encoding DoxX family protein, with the protein MTTPATTLSRPAAAAEKAPAAPARAYDIGLLVLRLALGLIMAAHGTQKLFGWFGGGGIDGTGQFFAATGYPSPRAFAVVAGLSETLGGLGLALGLLTPLAAAAVAGTLVNAISVKWGGGFFAPEGVEYEILIALTAVTLALTGPGRIAVDRLLPWLRSHRVAYGVAAIVLGAVVAGVTLLLRH; encoded by the coding sequence TTGACCACTCCTGCCACCACCCTGTCCCGCCCCGCCGCCGCGGCCGAGAAGGCCCCGGCCGCCCCCGCCCGCGCCTATGACATCGGCCTGCTCGTCCTGCGCCTCGCACTCGGCCTGATCATGGCCGCGCACGGCACCCAGAAGCTGTTCGGCTGGTTCGGTGGGGGCGGCATCGACGGCACCGGGCAGTTCTTCGCGGCCACCGGCTACCCCTCACCGAGGGCGTTCGCCGTCGTGGCCGGGCTCAGCGAGACCCTCGGCGGTCTCGGCCTCGCGCTCGGCCTGCTCACTCCGCTCGCCGCCGCGGCCGTCGCGGGCACTCTTGTCAACGCGATCTCCGTCAAGTGGGGCGGCGGTTTCTTCGCCCCGGAGGGCGTCGAGTACGAGATCCTCATCGCCCTGACCGCGGTGACGCTCGCCCTGACCGGCCCCGGCCGGATCGCCGTGGACCGACTGCTGCCCTGGCTGCGCTCACACCGGGTCGCCTACGGCGTCGCCGCGATCGTGCTCGGTGCCGTCGTGGCCGGCGTCACGCTGCTGCTGCGTCACTGA